One window from the genome of Oncorhynchus kisutch isolate 150728-3 linkage group LG21, Okis_V2, whole genome shotgun sequence encodes:
- the arhgap18 gene encoding rho GTPase-activating protein 18 isoform X3, whose product MVTMVSKFVYYLHLSRRTGHYSVQNRARNAPGKPPYHRCNSQDSLDELAMDDYWTEVENITLSGEGDAEPQEEVQLKVPDEGEQEEAWLTEAGLATLFDESASDPEDMMGLLSTLTRTQAAAVEKRVEKLQQTLRKRNKQHQVPDVRDIFKLPGTPESKEDEAKSPERSENRKKDITTDGQAMGLGNRAGPAEQSVSEPETDINLEVSFSDQALSYKEGSKGSSEALTDADDKLPNFKLSRDKTGLTKVGDLSPHDMKKVHRLVLIEMTALFDTAGIDLKAHKAVKLKVKESGLFGVPLAALLEQDQRRQPGTKVPIILQRLISHIEDEGLDTEGLLRIPGAAIRVKAVCVELEGKFYEGLFPWESLKQHDAASLLKLFIRELPHPLLTVKYLSAFIAVLRLPTKKQQLQALNLLVLLLPESSRDTLKALMEFFQRVIDHKEQNKMTLNNVAVVMAPNIFMFKGFRNKISEQQEFSLATETANIVRLLIRYQNLLWTIPKFIMNQVRKQNTENQKKMSKDRAMMKLLKKMAYEREKHEKQEKPLSEVDSSSQGFIRVQAPQFSKVSMAVQLTEELQASDVLSRFLSQDSSVSVKREDLCLYEIGGNIQERCLDEETYMKDLLELNPSAEWFIKCIQR is encoded by the exons ATGGTTACCATGGTTTCCAAATTCGTCTATTATCTTCATCTAAG CCGCAGGACAGGCCACTACAGTGTCCAGAACCGGGCCAGAAATGCACCAGGAAAGCCCCCGTACCACCGCTGTAACTCCCAGGACTCGTTGGACGAGCTGGCCATGGACGACTACTGGACCGAGGTGGAGAACATCACCCTGAGTGGAGAGGGGGACGCAGAGCCACAGGAGGAGGTGCAGCTGAAGGTGCCTGATG AGGGGGAACAGGAGGAGGCGTGGCTGACGGAGGCTGGGCTGGCCACTCTGTTTGACGAGTCTGCGTCGGACCCCGAGGACATGATGGGGCTGTTGTCCACGCTGACGCGCACCCAGGCCGCCGCCGTGGAGAAACGTGTTGAGAAGCTACAGCAGACCCTCAGGAAGAGGAACAAGCAGCACCAAGTACCTGACGTCAGAGACATCTTCAAACTCCCAGGCACGCCAGAGTCAAAG GAGGATGAAGCCAAGTCACCAGAGAGAAGTGAAAACAGGAAAAAGGATATTACGACAGATG gtCAGGCGATGGGGCTGGGGAACAGGGCAGGCCCTGCTGAGCAGAGTGTGTCTGAACCTGAGACAGACATCAACCTAGAGGTGTCCTTCTCTGATCAGGCCCTCAGCTACAAGGAGGGTTCAAAGGGCAGCAGCGAGGCTCTGACAGACGCAGATGACAAGCTACCT AACTTCAAGTTGAGCAGAGACAAGACAGGGCTGACCAAGGTTGGGGACCTGTCCCCCCATGACATGAAGAAGGTGCACCGCCTGGTGCTGATAGAGATGACCGCTCTGTTTGACACGGCAGGCATCGACCTCAAAGCCCACAAAGCAGTTAAACTCAAGGTCAAAG AGTCTGGCCTGTTTGGAGTTCCCCTGGCTGCCCTATTGGAGCAGGACCAGAGGAGACAGCCAGGGACCAAGGTGCCAATCATACTGCAGAGG CTCATCTCTCACATAGAGGACGAGGGTCTGGACACAGAGGGGCTTCTACGGATACCCGGAGCAGCCATAAGAGTCAAG GCGGTGTGTGTGGAGCTGGAGGGGAAGTTCTACGAAGGCCTGTTCCCATGGGAGAGTCTGAAGCAGCACGATGCAGCCAGCCTGCTCAAGCTCTTCATCAGGGAGCTGCCCCACCCACTGCTCACTGTGAAGTACCTCAGCGCCTTCATCGCAGTGCTTA GACTGCCCACTAAGAAGCAGCAGCTGCAGGCTCTCAACTTGCTAGTCCTGCTACTTCCGGAGTCCAGCCGTGATACACTAAAG GCGCTGATGGAGTTCTTTCAGAGGGTCATAGACCACAAAGAGCAGAACAAGATGACCTTGAACAACGTTGCCGTGGTGATGGCGCCAAACATCTTCATGTTTAAAGGCTTCCGCAACAAGATTAGCGAGCAACAGGAATTTTCCCTGGCCACGGAGACGGCCAACATCGTCCGACTACTCATCAGATACCAAAACCTGCTCTGGACG ATTCCTAAATTCATAATGAATCAAGTCAGAAAACAAAACACGGAGAACCAGAAGAAAATGAGCAAAGACCGCGCCATGATGAAACTCCTAAAGAAGATGGCCTATGAGCGAGAGAAACACGAGAAACAGGAGAAACCCCTTTCTGAG GTGGACAGTAGTTCTCAGGGCTTCATCAGGGTCCAAGCCCCTCAGTTCTCTAAGGTCTCCATGGCTGTCCAGCTGACTGAAGAGTTGCAGGCATCTGATGTCCTCAGCCGCTTTCTCAGCCAGGACAG ctctgtgtctgtgaagAGGGAAGATCTGTGCCTTTATGAAATCGGAGGGAATATCC AGGAGCGCTGTCTGGATGAGGAGACCTATATGAAAGACCTGTTGGAGCTCAACCCCAGTGCAGAGTGGTTCATCAAGTGCATCCAGAGATAG
- the arhgap18 gene encoding rho GTPase-activating protein 18 isoform X2 — protein MSRQQDPKGVILTGYISNIEVVSPASGVNSAEEIESSSLSRRTGHYSVQNRARNAPGKPPYHRCNSQDSLDELAMDDYWTEVENITLSGEGDAEPQEEVQLKVPDEGEQEEAWLTEAGLATLFDESASDPEDMMGLLSTLTRTQAAAVEKRVEKLQQTLRKRNKQHQVPDVRDIFKLPGTPESKEDEAKSPERSENRKKDITTDGQAMGLGNRAGPAEQSVSEPETDINLEVSFSDQALSYKEGSKGSSEALTDADDKLPNFKLSRDKTGLTKVGDLSPHDMKKVHRLVLIEMTALFDTAGIDLKAHKAVKLKVKESGLFGVPLAALLEQDQRRQPGTKVPIILQRLISHIEDEGLDTEGLLRIPGAAIRVKAVCVELEGKFYEGLFPWESLKQHDAASLLKLFIRELPHPLLTVKYLSAFIAVLRLPTKKQQLQALNLLVLLLPESSRDTLKALMEFFQRVIDHKEQNKMTLNNVAVVMAPNIFMFKGFRNKISEQQEFSLATETANIVRLLIRYQNLLWTIPKFIMNQVRKQNTENQKKMSKDRAMMKLLKKMAYEREKHEKQEKPLSEVDSSSQGFIRVQAPQFSKVSMAVQLTEELQASDVLSRFLSQDSSVSVKREDLCLYEIGGNIQERCLDEETYMKDLLELNPSAEWFIKCIQR, from the exons ATGAGTCGCCAGCAGGACCCCAAGGGAGTCATCTTGACCGGTTATATTAGCAATATTGAAGTTGTATCGCCTGCCTCGGGTGTCAATAGTGCCGAAGAGATCGAGTCTTCATCGCTGAG CCGCAGGACAGGCCACTACAGTGTCCAGAACCGGGCCAGAAATGCACCAGGAAAGCCCCCGTACCACCGCTGTAACTCCCAGGACTCGTTGGACGAGCTGGCCATGGACGACTACTGGACCGAGGTGGAGAACATCACCCTGAGTGGAGAGGGGGACGCAGAGCCACAGGAGGAGGTGCAGCTGAAGGTGCCTGATG AGGGGGAACAGGAGGAGGCGTGGCTGACGGAGGCTGGGCTGGCCACTCTGTTTGACGAGTCTGCGTCGGACCCCGAGGACATGATGGGGCTGTTGTCCACGCTGACGCGCACCCAGGCCGCCGCCGTGGAGAAACGTGTTGAGAAGCTACAGCAGACCCTCAGGAAGAGGAACAAGCAGCACCAAGTACCTGACGTCAGAGACATCTTCAAACTCCCAGGCACGCCAGAGTCAAAG GAGGATGAAGCCAAGTCACCAGAGAGAAGTGAAAACAGGAAAAAGGATATTACGACAGATG gtCAGGCGATGGGGCTGGGGAACAGGGCAGGCCCTGCTGAGCAGAGTGTGTCTGAACCTGAGACAGACATCAACCTAGAGGTGTCCTTCTCTGATCAGGCCCTCAGCTACAAGGAGGGTTCAAAGGGCAGCAGCGAGGCTCTGACAGACGCAGATGACAAGCTACCT AACTTCAAGTTGAGCAGAGACAAGACAGGGCTGACCAAGGTTGGGGACCTGTCCCCCCATGACATGAAGAAGGTGCACCGCCTGGTGCTGATAGAGATGACCGCTCTGTTTGACACGGCAGGCATCGACCTCAAAGCCCACAAAGCAGTTAAACTCAAGGTCAAAG AGTCTGGCCTGTTTGGAGTTCCCCTGGCTGCCCTATTGGAGCAGGACCAGAGGAGACAGCCAGGGACCAAGGTGCCAATCATACTGCAGAGG CTCATCTCTCACATAGAGGACGAGGGTCTGGACACAGAGGGGCTTCTACGGATACCCGGAGCAGCCATAAGAGTCAAG GCGGTGTGTGTGGAGCTGGAGGGGAAGTTCTACGAAGGCCTGTTCCCATGGGAGAGTCTGAAGCAGCACGATGCAGCCAGCCTGCTCAAGCTCTTCATCAGGGAGCTGCCCCACCCACTGCTCACTGTGAAGTACCTCAGCGCCTTCATCGCAGTGCTTA GACTGCCCACTAAGAAGCAGCAGCTGCAGGCTCTCAACTTGCTAGTCCTGCTACTTCCGGAGTCCAGCCGTGATACACTAAAG GCGCTGATGGAGTTCTTTCAGAGGGTCATAGACCACAAAGAGCAGAACAAGATGACCTTGAACAACGTTGCCGTGGTGATGGCGCCAAACATCTTCATGTTTAAAGGCTTCCGCAACAAGATTAGCGAGCAACAGGAATTTTCCCTGGCCACGGAGACGGCCAACATCGTCCGACTACTCATCAGATACCAAAACCTGCTCTGGACG ATTCCTAAATTCATAATGAATCAAGTCAGAAAACAAAACACGGAGAACCAGAAGAAAATGAGCAAAGACCGCGCCATGATGAAACTCCTAAAGAAGATGGCCTATGAGCGAGAGAAACACGAGAAACAGGAGAAACCCCTTTCTGAG GTGGACAGTAGTTCTCAGGGCTTCATCAGGGTCCAAGCCCCTCAGTTCTCTAAGGTCTCCATGGCTGTCCAGCTGACTGAAGAGTTGCAGGCATCTGATGTCCTCAGCCGCTTTCTCAGCCAGGACAG ctctgtgtctgtgaagAGGGAAGATCTGTGCCTTTATGAAATCGGAGGGAATATCC AGGAGCGCTGTCTGGATGAGGAGACCTATATGAAAGACCTGTTGGAGCTCAACCCCAGTGCAGAGTGGTTCATCAAGTGCATCCAGAGATAG
- the arhgap18 gene encoding rho GTPase-activating protein 18 isoform X1, whose amino-acid sequence MSRQQDPKGVILTGYISNIEVVSPASGVNSAEEIESSSLRLQWRSPGLYAGASIHQLGPRVPSGPTEGCPGQGCFGYYVQGRRTGHYSVQNRARNAPGKPPYHRCNSQDSLDELAMDDYWTEVENITLSGEGDAEPQEEVQLKVPDEGEQEEAWLTEAGLATLFDESASDPEDMMGLLSTLTRTQAAAVEKRVEKLQQTLRKRNKQHQVPDVRDIFKLPGTPESKEDEAKSPERSENRKKDITTDGQAMGLGNRAGPAEQSVSEPETDINLEVSFSDQALSYKEGSKGSSEALTDADDKLPNFKLSRDKTGLTKVGDLSPHDMKKVHRLVLIEMTALFDTAGIDLKAHKAVKLKVKESGLFGVPLAALLEQDQRRQPGTKVPIILQRLISHIEDEGLDTEGLLRIPGAAIRVKAVCVELEGKFYEGLFPWESLKQHDAASLLKLFIRELPHPLLTVKYLSAFIAVLRLPTKKQQLQALNLLVLLLPESSRDTLKALMEFFQRVIDHKEQNKMTLNNVAVVMAPNIFMFKGFRNKISEQQEFSLATETANIVRLLIRYQNLLWTIPKFIMNQVRKQNTENQKKMSKDRAMMKLLKKMAYEREKHEKQEKPLSEVDSSSQGFIRVQAPQFSKVSMAVQLTEELQASDVLSRFLSQDSSVSVKREDLCLYEIGGNIQERCLDEETYMKDLLELNPSAEWFIKCIQR is encoded by the exons ATGAGTCGCCAGCAGGACCCCAAGGGAGTCATCTTGACCGGTTATATTAGCAATATTGAAGTTGTATCGCCTGCCTCGGGTGTCAATAGTGCCGAAGAGATCGAGTCTTCATCGCTGAG GCTACAGTGGAGGAGCCCTGGCTTGTATGCAGGTGCCTCCATTCACCAGCTGGGTCCGAGGGTCCCCAGTGGCCCGACAGAGGGCTGTCCGGGCCAAGGCTGTTTTGGATACTACGTACAGGG CCGCAGGACAGGCCACTACAGTGTCCAGAACCGGGCCAGAAATGCACCAGGAAAGCCCCCGTACCACCGCTGTAACTCCCAGGACTCGTTGGACGAGCTGGCCATGGACGACTACTGGACCGAGGTGGAGAACATCACCCTGAGTGGAGAGGGGGACGCAGAGCCACAGGAGGAGGTGCAGCTGAAGGTGCCTGATG AGGGGGAACAGGAGGAGGCGTGGCTGACGGAGGCTGGGCTGGCCACTCTGTTTGACGAGTCTGCGTCGGACCCCGAGGACATGATGGGGCTGTTGTCCACGCTGACGCGCACCCAGGCCGCCGCCGTGGAGAAACGTGTTGAGAAGCTACAGCAGACCCTCAGGAAGAGGAACAAGCAGCACCAAGTACCTGACGTCAGAGACATCTTCAAACTCCCAGGCACGCCAGAGTCAAAG GAGGATGAAGCCAAGTCACCAGAGAGAAGTGAAAACAGGAAAAAGGATATTACGACAGATG gtCAGGCGATGGGGCTGGGGAACAGGGCAGGCCCTGCTGAGCAGAGTGTGTCTGAACCTGAGACAGACATCAACCTAGAGGTGTCCTTCTCTGATCAGGCCCTCAGCTACAAGGAGGGTTCAAAGGGCAGCAGCGAGGCTCTGACAGACGCAGATGACAAGCTACCT AACTTCAAGTTGAGCAGAGACAAGACAGGGCTGACCAAGGTTGGGGACCTGTCCCCCCATGACATGAAGAAGGTGCACCGCCTGGTGCTGATAGAGATGACCGCTCTGTTTGACACGGCAGGCATCGACCTCAAAGCCCACAAAGCAGTTAAACTCAAGGTCAAAG AGTCTGGCCTGTTTGGAGTTCCCCTGGCTGCCCTATTGGAGCAGGACCAGAGGAGACAGCCAGGGACCAAGGTGCCAATCATACTGCAGAGG CTCATCTCTCACATAGAGGACGAGGGTCTGGACACAGAGGGGCTTCTACGGATACCCGGAGCAGCCATAAGAGTCAAG GCGGTGTGTGTGGAGCTGGAGGGGAAGTTCTACGAAGGCCTGTTCCCATGGGAGAGTCTGAAGCAGCACGATGCAGCCAGCCTGCTCAAGCTCTTCATCAGGGAGCTGCCCCACCCACTGCTCACTGTGAAGTACCTCAGCGCCTTCATCGCAGTGCTTA GACTGCCCACTAAGAAGCAGCAGCTGCAGGCTCTCAACTTGCTAGTCCTGCTACTTCCGGAGTCCAGCCGTGATACACTAAAG GCGCTGATGGAGTTCTTTCAGAGGGTCATAGACCACAAAGAGCAGAACAAGATGACCTTGAACAACGTTGCCGTGGTGATGGCGCCAAACATCTTCATGTTTAAAGGCTTCCGCAACAAGATTAGCGAGCAACAGGAATTTTCCCTGGCCACGGAGACGGCCAACATCGTCCGACTACTCATCAGATACCAAAACCTGCTCTGGACG ATTCCTAAATTCATAATGAATCAAGTCAGAAAACAAAACACGGAGAACCAGAAGAAAATGAGCAAAGACCGCGCCATGATGAAACTCCTAAAGAAGATGGCCTATGAGCGAGAGAAACACGAGAAACAGGAGAAACCCCTTTCTGAG GTGGACAGTAGTTCTCAGGGCTTCATCAGGGTCCAAGCCCCTCAGTTCTCTAAGGTCTCCATGGCTGTCCAGCTGACTGAAGAGTTGCAGGCATCTGATGTCCTCAGCCGCTTTCTCAGCCAGGACAG ctctgtgtctgtgaagAGGGAAGATCTGTGCCTTTATGAAATCGGAGGGAATATCC AGGAGCGCTGTCTGGATGAGGAGACCTATATGAAAGACCTGTTGGAGCTCAACCCCAGTGCAGAGTGGTTCATCAAGTGCATCCAGAGATAG